The Megalobrama amblycephala isolate DHTTF-2021 linkage group LG1, ASM1881202v1, whole genome shotgun sequence genome segment TGGTGTTGGTGCATCATTTTGCAGTAAAAATATATGGCAATAGCAGGTGTATGATAAACAATTACCTTGCAGCAGGAACAAATATGAGCAGAATTAAAAGTCCAACCGTTAAAAACGTTCCAATGACAATCTTGCCAACTTGATTGGGCTCATCttctaaataaatgaataaaaacagaaaaaagaatcAAAGCAAACATGGAATGGACTGACTTTAAgttgcagtaagtgatttctgagaaacactgtccatatttgaaatcaacccaaacaaacacacccctcccttcattgctccacccCCAAAATGCACTAACAtgcaatgcaagagtggatgtctctttatcatagTTGAAGCTAAATAATGTTTCAATGAAACATCGTTTCCGAAACATCGGAAACATTCCCCATCGTGAGAGGACACGCCCCCTTCTGCTAATTGGCTCACgttctctcctcccccatcatgagcagacacgccccctactgctgattggctcactcagTCTCCTCcgccatcatgagtggacacgcccccttcTGCTAATTGGCTCACgttctctcctcccccatcatgagcagacacgccccctactgctgattggctcactcagTCTCCTCcgccatcatgagtggacacgcccccttcTGCTAATTGGCTCACgttctctcctcccccatcatgagcagacacgccccctactgctgattggctcactcagTCTCCTCCGCCATCATGagcagacacgccccctactgctgattggctcactcagTCTCCTCCGCCATCATGagcagacacgccccctactgctgattggctcactcagTCTCCTCCGCCATCATgagcggacacgccccctactgctgattggctcactcagtctcctcccccatcatgagcggacacgccccctactgctgattggctcactcagTCTCCTCcgccatcatgagtggacacgccccctactgctgattggctcactcagtctcctcccccatcatgagcagacacgccccctactgctgattggctcactcagtctcctcccccatcatgagcagacacgccccctactgctgattggctcactcagTCTCCTCcgccatcatgagtggacactcCCCCCACTGCTGACTGGGTACAAGTGTGTTGTGCTGCTCGGTCTGACCAACTTTTAACAACACTTCTCAGAAAtagcttactgcacctttaatctcACAGCAACAGATAGATTAGTAATCAAGTACATAAAAGTGTAAATGTAAATCAGTACCACGATATTCATCTCTGTATGTCGTTTTCCATTTTACTGCGCTGCTCCACTCGCTCCACGTTCCTCTGTATTTCTTATTTTCATATATCCCAGACCTCACCACAGCAGTGTATGTAGTGACCGGATCAAGATTCATTTCATCGATCTGAATCATTTTATTGTCTGGATGAACAATGACCtcctttaaaaagtaaaaatgtgaaaccaTTATagaaaacattcattttcaaaGCTAGAACACACATATAGATGACGTTTTGATGTGGGTGAAACAGAGGATGTGCTCTGAAAACATGCACTATGAATGGTGGACATTTACAGATGAATCATCACTGTAATTACTCTTACGCTCTCTTTATCTCCATCTTTGTAGTAAAGGAAGTTGTACTTGATGGGTAGATTACTTCCATAACTTCCATGTTCATCTTCATATCCATAAGTCCAAGAGAAATTATACATCCCATTTGTATAGTGTAATGTCAGATTAAATGGGGTTTTTGGCTTAACTGGGAAAAGAGAGAAGCTTCatgtactttaaatataatactactaataaaaaGTATTTCTTTGATTACATAAAGATCTACTCACTGTTTTCTGCTGGCACCCAATGATCGTTCAACAGAGACGAATTCTTATTGCCGTTTTCCAAATAATGAAGAATCACAGCAACTATATCAAAATCAGCCATTGTTCCATTTACAGTGAAAGTGCAGGTGTGATCTTCACGTGCTCTCTGGAGTGGGCATCTATACGGCCCGTGTTTGATGATGCCATATTCATCTGGACTGTTAATGCACACTTACATTGGCATACAAATTCAACTGAAAAATAGTGTATGAATTTCTAAACAGACAATGGTAATGAATAACGGCTTACATGTGATTGTTCCATTGAAATTCCAGCCAGTGCGAAATGTTTCTAGTGGATGTGACTGGTAGCTTTAAAGAGCAGCTGACAGTTTTGCAGTAATCTGTCACACAGATGAGCCCTTCTTTCACAGCTGAAACATGCAACAGGAAAATGGTCACATATTTTTGGAAGTGCTGTACATGTAAAATCCACTGTGACTGAAAGTGCAGATTTGAGAAGCATGTTTTACCCTGTGAACTGGCCTTAAGTTCCACTGAAAAAGCCAAGAAAATGCAGATCATTCCAGTGCGGTTCATCATTCTTGTACAGGACTGTATGTACACACACTTCCAGATTTCAATGCATAATTCAGCTCATGCAACTTA includes the following:
- the il21r.2 gene encoding interleukin 21 receptor, tandem duplicate 2, whose product is MMNRTGMICIFLAFSVELKASSQAVKEGLICVTDYCKTVSCSLKLPVTSTRNISHWLEFQWNNHIPDEYGIIKHGPYRCPLQRAREDHTCTFTVNGTMADFDIVAVILHYLENGNKNSSLLNDHWVPAENIKPKTPFNLTLHYTNGMYNFSWTYGYEDEHGSYGSNLPIKYNFLYYKDGDKESEVIVHPDNKMIQIDEMNLDPVTTYTAVVRSGIYENKKYRGTWSEWSSAVKWKTTYRDEYREDEPNQVGKIVIGTFLTVGLLILLIFVPAARFKMKEISWVPTPATYFQPLYQNYQGNFQCWVLAKSPLQNFHIMEDFSTIDKISEVMMTTLQDEVEKTGMYPTAQCHQPYVGPTAEVWAPRQMPDTCSETSILCEEFSLFCEELPVKVDDIMQSLTVACLSGDVLSLKDSALSLESLEDCEESEAPVIINAVPVCFKQDYCTLTNTPTGPVPTFTRDIELDENTFSD